A window of the Deinococcus gobiensis I-0 genome harbors these coding sequences:
- a CDS encoding pseudouridine synthase has translation MSERLHKHLARAGVASRRAAEELIKAGRVSVNGVPATLGQSVTEADDIRLDGQLIETQRVEAVTFALYKPRGYVTTARDEYGRKNVLDAMPDVPGLHPVGRLDRDSEGLLLLTTDGDLTQTLTHPSFGHEKAYRAWTEGEPDEVALDALVTGVKLDDGVAQASHASAALGGAHVVLTEGRKRQVRRMLEAVGHPVTRLLRYRVGGLWLGDLDVGEYRELGRRELQDLLDPAATPPQVRDRQWERIRRRWG, from the coding sequence GTGAGCGAGCGCCTGCACAAGCACCTCGCGCGCGCCGGAGTCGCCTCGCGCCGAGCTGCCGAAGAACTCATCAAGGCCGGGCGCGTGAGCGTGAACGGTGTGCCCGCGACCCTGGGCCAGAGTGTCACCGAGGCCGACGACATCCGCCTGGACGGGCAGCTCATCGAGACGCAGCGCGTCGAGGCCGTGACCTTCGCCCTGTACAAGCCGCGCGGCTACGTGACCACCGCCCGCGACGAGTACGGCCGCAAGAATGTCCTGGACGCCATGCCCGACGTGCCGGGGCTGCATCCGGTCGGGCGGCTCGACCGCGATTCCGAGGGCCTGCTGCTCCTCACGACCGACGGCGACCTCACCCAGACGCTGACCCACCCGAGCTTCGGCCACGAGAAGGCCTACCGCGCCTGGACCGAGGGCGAACCCGACGAGGTGGCCCTGGACGCCCTGGTCACGGGCGTGAAACTCGACGACGGCGTGGCGCAGGCCAGCCACGCCTCGGCCGCGCTGGGAGGCGCGCACGTCGTGCTGACCGAGGGCCGCAAGCGGCAGGTGCGCCGGATGCTGGAAGCGGTGGGCCACCCCGTGACCCGGCTGCTGCGCTACCGCGTGGGCGGGCTGTGGCTGGGCGACCTCGACGTGGGCGAATACCGCGAACTGGGCCGGCGCGAGTTGCAGGACCTGCTCGACCCCGCCGCCACGCCCCCGCAGGTCCGTGACCGCCAGTGGGAGCGTATCCGGCGGCGCTGGGGCTGA
- the truB gene encoding tRNA pseudouridine(55) synthase TruB, whose protein sequence is MPVIAVDKPLNLTSHDVVARARRLRGTKRVGHTGTLDPLATGVLVLCVDESTKVVQFMERDRKAYLAWISLGAGTPTLDAEGPVEERADVPTPDEAQVRNVLAGFLGPQEQVPPQYSALQIGGQRAYAVARAGGALDLPARSVEIHSLDLLGIFPSVGASPQRFSPTPAGWAPDPAGRAFSLPPALGDFPTLLVRAEVGSGTYLRSLARDVGAALGVPAHLGGLVRTRAGRYDLADTVALDDLAGAAGVGDLAALDFPVVEADERMARELRQGKRPAHPVAGRQVVTLRGDLVAVVDGDGERLKVVRVWAEPDAGAPQG, encoded by the coding sequence ATGCCGGTCATCGCCGTGGACAAACCCCTGAACCTCACCTCGCACGATGTGGTCGCCCGCGCGCGGCGGCTGCGCGGCACGAAGCGGGTGGGCCACACCGGCACCCTCGACCCGCTGGCGACCGGCGTGCTCGTGCTGTGCGTGGACGAGAGCACGAAGGTCGTGCAGTTCATGGAGCGCGACCGCAAGGCCTACCTCGCCTGGATTTCGTTGGGCGCGGGCACCCCCACCCTCGACGCCGAGGGACCGGTGGAGGAGCGGGCCGACGTGCCCACACCCGACGAGGCCCAGGTCCGGAACGTGCTCGCGGGCTTCCTGGGGCCGCAGGAGCAGGTGCCCCCGCAGTACAGCGCCCTCCAGATCGGCGGGCAGCGGGCCTACGCGGTGGCGCGGGCCGGGGGGGCGCTCGACCTGCCCGCCCGCTCGGTCGAGATCCATTCGCTGGACCTGCTGGGGATCTTTCCCAGCGTGGGGGCGTCGCCGCAGCGCTTCTCCCCCACCCCGGCCGGCTGGGCGCCGGACCCGGCAGGCCGCGCCTTTTCCCTGCCCCCGGCGCTGGGCGACTTTCCGACGCTGCTCGTGCGGGCGGAGGTCGGCAGCGGCACCTACCTGCGCTCGCTGGCGCGCGACGTGGGGGCGGCGCTGGGCGTGCCCGCGCACCTGGGCGGGCTGGTGCGCACCCGCGCGGGCCGTTACGACCTCGCGGACACCGTGGCGCTCGACGACCTCGCCGGGGCGGCGGGCGTGGGCGACCTCGCCGCGCTGGACTTCCCGGTCGTCGAGGCCGATGAACGGATGGCCCGCGAGCTGAGGCAGGGCAAGCGGCCCGCGCACCCGGTCGCCGGACGGCAGGTCGTGACCCTGCGCGGCGACCTCGTGGCGGTGGTGGACGGCGACGGCGAGCGGCTCAAGGTGGTGCGCGTCTGGGCCGAGCCGGACGCCGGGGCGCCGCAGGGCTGA
- a CDS encoding ABC transporter substrate-binding protein: MRTRLFSLLAAVALGTASAAITYPVTVSHSAGSTTVPKKPLRVVALGPHALDLLLSLGVQPVGYGEASTFIKTPAFGSPIRDIRNLGSRVTSSPVNVGDRFNPNLEILTSLKPDLIVGEDYAAQVYPQLSRVAPTLLFKGIDRSEWQKTLPLLARALDREAAATAALATYTKGVQATRAVLAPRFRNQKVLVVWTGGGEGKNTFNISDHNDWTGGLLTDLGLGVVDGDKRDAVVSVEGLTALDPDAVIVLASGTNTPARARADWNAGALTSRLRATRAGQVYFFDYHLFRRIRGPIAAQLIERQLLREMTRN; encoded by the coding sequence ATGCGTACCCGTCTGTTCAGCCTGCTGGCCGCCGTTGCCCTGGGCACGGCCTCGGCCGCCATCACCTATCCCGTCACCGTCTCCCACAGCGCCGGCAGCACGACCGTTCCGAAAAAGCCGCTGCGCGTCGTGGCGCTCGGGCCGCACGCCCTGGACCTGCTGCTGTCGCTGGGCGTGCAGCCGGTCGGCTACGGCGAGGCGTCCACCTTCATCAAGACCCCGGCCTTCGGGTCGCCCATCCGCGACATCCGCAACCTGGGCAGCCGCGTGACCTCCAGCCCGGTCAACGTCGGGGACCGTTTCAACCCCAACCTGGAAATCCTGACGTCCCTGAAGCCCGACCTGATCGTGGGCGAGGACTACGCCGCGCAGGTCTACCCGCAGCTGAGCCGCGTCGCCCCGACCCTGCTGTTCAAGGGCATCGACCGGAGCGAGTGGCAGAAGACCCTGCCGCTGCTGGCCCGCGCGCTGGACCGCGAGGCGGCGGCGACGGCCGCCCTGGCGACCTACACCAAGGGCGTGCAGGCCACGCGCGCCGTGCTGGCCCCCCGGTTCCGTAACCAGAAGGTGCTGGTGGTCTGGACGGGCGGCGGCGAGGGCAAGAACACCTTCAACATCAGTGACCACAACGACTGGACCGGCGGCCTCCTGACCGACCTGGGCCTGGGGGTCGTGGACGGGGACAAGCGCGACGCCGTGGTCAGTGTCGAGGGTCTGACGGCGCTCGATCCCGACGCCGTGATCGTGTTGGCCTCGGGCACCAACACGCCCGCGCGCGCCCGTGCCGACTGGAATGCCGGCGCCCTGACCAGCCGCCTGCGGGCCACCCGCGCCGGGCAGGTGTACTTCTTCGACTACCACCTGTTCAGGCGCATCCGCGGCCCCATCGCCGCCCAGCTCATCGAGCGCCAGCTCCTGCGCGAGATGACCCGCAACTGA
- the gatA gene encoding Asp-tRNA(Asn)/Glu-tRNA(Gln) amidotransferase subunit GatA → MPALPSASALARAVTRGETTPHRLLEEAQARAEAARDLNALVSLNPRAAEQAEAAQRRVQSGEALPLAGVPVIVKDNINVTGTATTCGSRILANYVSPYTATAAQRLLDAGAVIVGKANMDEFAMGSSTESSASGPTLNPWDQGRVPGGSSGGSAVAVAAGLTPVSLGSDTGGSVRQPAALTGVYGLKPTYGRVSRYGLVAYASSLDQIGPFARSAEDLALLMNVVAGYDPRDATSLEAPPAFRAGTPDDLRGLRVGVIRESLGGNTPGVEAALNATLEALRGAGAAVGEVSLPSLRHAIAAYYLIAMPEASSNLARFDGMVYGARSAAPDLTGSMTLTREQGFGREVQRRIMIGTYALSSGYYDAYYSKAMRVRRLISDEFTAAFGGYDVLVTPTSPFPAFRRGEKTSDPLAMYAADVDTVAVNLAGLPALSVPAGFETVDGVRLPVGVQFIAPALHDERLVALAGGLEGLGAVTLDSPAGFGAD, encoded by the coding sequence ATGCCCGCGTTGCCCTCTGCCTCCGCCCTGGCCCGCGCCGTCACGCGCGGCGAGACGACCCCCCACCGCCTGCTCGAGGAAGCGCAGGCCCGCGCCGAGGCGGCCCGTGACCTCAACGCCCTAGTGAGCCTCAACCCGCGCGCCGCCGAGCAGGCCGAGGCCGCGCAGCGCCGCGTGCAGTCGGGCGAGGCGTTGCCGCTGGCGGGCGTGCCGGTGATCGTCAAGGACAACATCAACGTGACGGGCACCGCCACGACCTGCGGCAGCCGCATCCTGGCGAACTACGTCAGCCCCTACACCGCGACCGCCGCCCAGCGGCTGCTGGACGCCGGGGCCGTCATCGTGGGCAAGGCCAACATGGACGAGTTCGCCATGGGGTCGAGCACCGAGAGCAGCGCCTCGGGGCCGACCCTGAACCCCTGGGACCAAGGGCGCGTGCCGGGGGGCAGCAGCGGCGGCAGCGCGGTCGCGGTGGCGGCGGGCCTGACCCCGGTCAGCCTGGGCAGCGACACGGGCGGCTCGGTGCGCCAGCCGGCGGCCCTGACGGGCGTGTACGGCCTCAAGCCCACCTACGGGCGCGTGTCGCGCTACGGACTGGTGGCCTACGCGAGCAGCCTCGACCAGATCGGTCCCTTCGCCCGCAGCGCCGAGGACCTCGCCTTGCTGATGAACGTGGTCGCCGGGTACGACCCGCGCGACGCGACCAGCCTGGAGGCCCCGCCCGCCTTCCGCGCGGGCACGCCGGACGACCTGCGTGGATTGAGGGTCGGCGTGATCCGCGAGAGCCTGGGCGGCAACACGCCGGGGGTGGAGGCGGCCCTGAACGCCACGCTGGAGGCCCTGCGCGGCGCGGGCGCGGCCGTGGGTGAGGTCTCGCTGCCTTCGCTGCGGCACGCCATCGCGGCGTACTACCTCATCGCCATGCCCGAGGCGAGCAGCAACCTCGCGCGCTTCGACGGCATGGTCTACGGCGCGCGCTCGGCGGCCCCCGACCTGACCGGCAGCATGACCCTCACGCGCGAGCAGGGCTTCGGGCGCGAGGTGCAGCGCCGCATCATGATCGGGACCTACGCCCTGAGCAGCGGCTACTACGACGCCTACTACAGCAAGGCGATGCGGGTGCGCCGCCTCATCTCGGACGAGTTCACGGCCGCCTTCGGGGGTTACGACGTGCTGGTGACGCCCACCAGCCCCTTTCCGGCCTTCCGGCGCGGCGAGAAGACGAGCGACCCCCTGGCGATGTACGCCGCCGACGTGGACACGGTCGCCGTGAACCTCGCGGGGCTGCCGGCCCTGAGCGTGCCCGCCGGCTTCGAGACGGTGGACGGCGTGCGGCTGCCCGTGGGTGTGCAGTTCATCGCGCCCGCGCTGCACGACGAGCGCCTGGTCGCCCTGGCCGGCGGCCTGGAAGGGCTGGGGGCCGTCACGCTGGACAGCCCCGCCGGTTTCGGCGCGGACTGA
- a CDS encoding DUF4388 domain-containing protein yields the protein MPNTTLNLDHFNFLELLQLLAAGGKTGVLSVTRDAETFECALEGGRVRELKMGARRGNLALAALLADPRGQFHFDEGRRAAAPTLDASMDEVALEALAALPEQPLPFDGPGKLAAERLDQMSWTVAERRILERIEAQQPLAEVARDPEARRLISRLDRLGLLKPRKSRTARLTVTLAQGVRGVVVVDSAIVRRWAGDLGRPPTQLAVRDEAGQTYTFELRVAPDLGHQLQVATELLMRTGLRAGTSVLVKPL from the coding sequence ATGCCCAACACCACCCTGAACCTCGATCACTTCAACTTTCTGGAACTGCTTCAACTGCTCGCGGCGGGAGGCAAGACGGGAGTGCTGTCGGTCACGCGCGACGCCGAGACCTTCGAGTGCGCCCTGGAGGGCGGCCGGGTGCGCGAGCTGAAGATGGGCGCGCGCCGGGGCAACCTCGCCCTCGCGGCGCTGCTCGCCGACCCGCGCGGCCAGTTCCATTTCGACGAGGGCCGCCGCGCCGCCGCCCCCACCCTGGACGCCAGCATGGACGAGGTCGCGCTGGAGGCGCTGGCCGCCCTGCCCGAGCAGCCGCTCCCCTTCGACGGCCCTGGCAAGCTGGCCGCCGAGCGCCTGGACCAGATGAGCTGGACGGTGGCCGAGCGGCGCATTCTGGAGCGCATCGAAGCCCAGCAGCCGCTGGCCGAGGTGGCCCGCGACCCCGAGGCCCGCCGCCTGATCTCGCGCCTCGACCGCCTGGGCCTGCTCAAGCCCCGCAAGTCGCGCACCGCCCGCCTGACGGTCACGCTGGCGCAGGGGGTGCGCGGGGTGGTGGTGGTGGACAGCGCCATCGTGCGGCGCTGGGCGGGCGACCTGGGGCGGCCCCCCACGCAGCTCGCCGTCCGCGACGAGGCCGGCCAGACCTACACCTTCGAGCTGCGCGTCGCCCCGGACCTGGGCCACCAGTTGCAGGTCGCCACGGAACTGCTCATGCGCACCGGGCTGCGCGCGGGCACGAGCGTGCTCGTCAAGCCGCTGTAG
- the scpB gene encoding SMC-Scp complex subunit ScpB: protein MSAPAQARALIGATLLAAGRPVTLAELSRVLGLGEDAAARAMAAFGASLEAAALGFVVEAVAGGYRLVVPPALAPQLAPVLSPPALPALSTAALEVLAVIAYRQPVTRAEIEAMRGASAGTVVTLQERELVKVVGRSAAVGQPLLYGTTDRFLMEFGLTTLADLPPLEGADFAHLLRG, encoded by the coding sequence GTGAGCGCCCCCGCACAGGCGCGGGCGCTCATCGGGGCGACGCTGCTGGCGGCCGGCCGGCCCGTGACCCTGGCCGAGCTTTCGCGGGTGCTGGGGCTGGGCGAGGACGCGGCCGCGCGGGCCATGGCCGCCTTCGGGGCCTCGCTGGAGGCGGCGGCCCTGGGTTTCGTGGTCGAGGCGGTCGCGGGCGGCTACCGGCTGGTGGTGCCGCCCGCGCTCGCGCCGCAGCTGGCCCCCGTTCTCTCGCCCCCGGCGTTGCCTGCCCTGAGCACCGCCGCACTGGAGGTATTGGCGGTCATCGCCTACCGCCAGCCGGTCACGCGCGCCGAGATCGAGGCGATGCGCGGCGCGAGTGCGGGCACGGTGGTCACGTTGCAGGAGCGCGAACTCGTGAAGGTGGTGGGGCGCAGCGCGGCGGTCGGTCAGCCGCTGCTCTACGGGACGACCGACCGCTTTCTGATGGAGTTCGGCCTCACCACCCTCGCCGACCTGCCTCCCCTGGAGGGCGCGGACTTCGCCCACCTCCTGCGCGGCTGA
- a CDS encoding L-threonylcarbamoyladenylate synthase, with protein sequence MTEQRTQMARAAEVLAAGGVVGYPTEAVWGLAARPGHAAELHRRKGREPGKPVQVSCPDAPTALAWARPSAALTALSDLWPGPLTVVTAAQPACPPDLAPGGQVGLRVPDHPLARALLLAAGPLATTSLNPAGLPAALTRREAARYALADLLLGQDTEEAPDPQGLASTVVALPVRPGEPARILRAGALPPEQVRAVLAGVGLALETAP encoded by the coding sequence GTGACGGAACAGCGGACGCAGATGGCACGGGCGGCGGAGGTTCTCGCGGCGGGCGGCGTGGTGGGCTATCCCACCGAAGCCGTCTGGGGGCTGGCCGCCCGGCCCGGACACGCCGCCGAGCTGCACCGCCGCAAGGGCCGCGAGCCGGGCAAGCCGGTGCAGGTGTCCTGCCCCGACGCGCCGACCGCCCTCGCCTGGGCCCGGCCCTCGGCGGCCCTGACGGCGCTCTCGGACCTGTGGCCGGGTCCGCTGACGGTCGTGACGGCCGCGCAGCCCGCCTGCCCTCCCGACCTCGCGCCGGGGGGGCAGGTGGGGCTGCGCGTTCCCGATCATCCCCTGGCGCGCGCGCTGCTGCTCGCCGCCGGGCCGCTGGCGACCACCAGCCTCAATCCGGCAGGCCTTCCGGCCGCACTGACCCGCCGCGAGGCCGCCCGCTACGCTCTGGCCGACCTGCTGCTGGGTCAGGACACGGAGGAGGCGCCTGATCCGCAGGGCCTCGCCAGCACGGTGGTCGCGCTGCCCGTCCGGCCGGGCGAGCCCGCGCGGATACTGCGGGCCGGGGCGCTGCCGCCGGAGCAGGTCCGGGCCGTCCTGGCGGGCGTGGGCCTGGCCCTGGAAACGGCCCCGTGA
- a CDS encoding type II secretion system F family protein, whose translation MPVFEYRVRDMSGKVLKSQMEAETIGQVRDALRAKNLMIVEVKPPRTGMNADIKIPGLSDRPPGLKQVAVFSKQLATLINAGVPLVQSLSILQKQIEHKGFQEIMRKVRGEVEAGTPFSEAIAQYPKVFNRLFVNLVRAGETSGTLDTVLERIAAFQEKQLALNGKLKSALTYPMVVLVFALLITYFLLTTIVPQFAGILTQLNAPLPFITRLLMATSDFLKHSTLFIVVSIAIAVFAYRWYYNKPQGRKVVDTIKLKIPVFGGLIQKTALSSFARTFGLLIGSGVNIIESLEITRGTANNAVVEESIENAKNVVTVGEQMSSSLATSPVFPPMVVSMIAIGEETGALDTMLGKIGDFYDREVDEAVDSLTAALEPIMIVFLGGIVGVIVAGMFLPMFSIIGALSQ comes from the coding sequence ATGCCGGTCTTCGAATATCGCGTCCGGGACATGAGCGGCAAGGTCCTGAAATCCCAGATGGAGGCCGAGACCATAGGCCAGGTCCGCGACGCCCTGCGCGCCAAGAACTTGATGATCGTCGAGGTCAAGCCGCCGCGCACCGGCATGAACGCCGACATCAAGATTCCGGGGCTGTCCGACCGTCCGCCCGGGCTCAAGCAGGTCGCCGTATTCAGCAAACAGCTCGCCACCCTCATCAACGCCGGGGTTCCGCTCGTGCAGTCGCTGAGCATCCTGCAAAAGCAGATCGAGCACAAGGGCTTTCAGGAGATCATGCGCAAGGTCCGGGGGGAGGTTGAAGCAGGCACCCCGTTCAGCGAGGCCATCGCGCAGTACCCCAAGGTGTTCAATCGCCTCTTCGTCAACCTTGTGCGCGCCGGTGAGACGAGCGGCACATTGGATACGGTCCTAGAGCGTATTGCTGCCTTCCAGGAAAAGCAACTTGCGCTGAACGGCAAACTCAAAAGCGCCCTCACTTACCCAATGGTAGTCTTGGTTTTCGCCTTGCTTATTACTTACTTTCTGCTCACGACCATCGTGCCGCAGTTCGCCGGCATTCTGACACAGCTCAATGCGCCGCTGCCCTTCATCACACGGCTGCTGATGGCCACCTCGGATTTCCTTAAGCACTCTACCCTCTTTATCGTAGTTAGCATCGCCATTGCTGTCTTTGCCTATCGCTGGTACTACAATAAGCCACAGGGGCGTAAAGTTGTCGATACGATCAAGCTCAAAATTCCGGTCTTCGGAGGTCTGATCCAGAAGACTGCTCTTAGCTCCTTCGCACGGACTTTCGGCCTACTGATTGGCAGCGGCGTGAACATCATCGAAAGCTTGGAGATCACGCGCGGCACCGCCAACAACGCCGTGGTCGAGGAGTCCATCGAAAACGCCAAGAACGTGGTCACGGTCGGCGAGCAGATGAGCTCGAGCCTGGCGACCAGCCCGGTCTTTCCGCCCATGGTCGTCTCGATGATCGCCATCGGGGAGGAGACGGGGGCGCTCGACACCATGCTGGGCAAGATCGGCGATTTCTACGACCGCGAGGTGGACGAGGCGGTGGACAGCCTCACGGCGGCGCTGGAACCCATCATGATCGTGTTCCTGGGCGGCATCGTTGGCGTAATCGTCGCGGGGATGTTCCTGCCGATGTTCAGCATCATCGGGGCACTCAGCCAGTAG
- a CDS encoding IS4 family transposase yields MKTPKSQHPHDTLQTALRSASPLDARRLVVFTALILAVIQARTVVLYTLKNHVLLDGSASTRYQRLLRFVQFTIPDPLFACFALSFLPQGPLDLILDRTNWKLGRQDINILLSAVWNGFSLPLMWPLLPHGGASDQRTREALVERLLLACPTRPVQALLANREFIGEHWFKFLHQHSIAPCIRLPARATVGGHGLPVWAVFKKLRPGEVRVWRGQTLIYGVRLRVAATKNASGETLFLAYRGHVGPSLDRYAQRWQTANLHAALKTRGFNSEDTGLTRAERFSTLLTVVSVAFIWACVTGELLATRTIINVKKHGHRAVSVFRLGLDHLQDLLLHPSRSSWRTLATFMPRFEG; encoded by the coding sequence ATGAAAACCCCCAAGAGCCAACACCCTCACGATACCTTGCAGACCGCCCTGCGGTCTGCTTCTCCTCTGGACGCCCGCCGTCTGGTCGTGTTCACCGCGCTGATCCTCGCGGTCATTCAGGCCCGTACCGTCGTGCTCTACACCCTGAAGAATCATGTCCTGCTGGACGGCTCAGCATCAACGCGATACCAACGTCTGCTCCGCTTCGTGCAGTTCACCATTCCAGACCCGTTGTTCGCTTGCTTCGCGCTGTCCTTTCTTCCACAGGGCCCGCTCGACCTGATCCTCGACCGCACCAACTGGAAGCTGGGTCGACAGGACATCAATATCCTGCTGTCTGCTGTGTGGAATGGGTTCAGTCTGCCCTTGATGTGGCCCTTGCTGCCACATGGAGGGGCAAGCGATCAACGGACTCGTGAAGCGCTTGTGGAGCGCTTGCTCCTGGCCTGTCCGACTCGACCAGTACAGGCCTTGCTGGCCAATCGAGAATTCATCGGTGAGCACTGGTTCAAATTCCTCCACCAACACAGCATTGCGCCATGTATCCGTCTGCCTGCACGCGCGACCGTTGGGGGACATGGCCTGCCCGTGTGGGCCGTGTTCAAGAAGTTACGTCCCGGAGAGGTGCGCGTCTGGCGCGGCCAGACGCTGATCTATGGTGTTCGCCTTCGGGTGGCGGCCACGAAGAATGCCTCAGGTGAAACCTTGTTTCTCGCCTACCGGGGCCATGTCGGACCCAGTTTGGACCGGTATGCCCAGCGCTGGCAGACCGCAAATCTGCACGCCGCCCTGAAAACCAGAGGTTTCAACTCGGAGGATACGGGGTTGACCCGTGCAGAACGGTTCTCCACCCTGCTCACGGTCGTGAGTGTGGCATTCATCTGGGCATGCGTGACTGGCGAGCTGCTGGCCACCCGCACCATCATCAACGTCAAAAAGCACGGACACCGTGCGGTGTCCGTGTTCCGACTCGGCCTCGACCATCTTCAAGACCTGCTTCTGCACCCCTCTCGCTCGTCCTGGCGCACCCTGGCCACATTCATGCCGCGTTTTGAAGGGTAG
- a CDS encoding transposase, whose protein sequence is MHFPEFRKNQVELLSLMVLAFLGGKDIRHAELAARFRGSAHNASVIRRVERFFDRHPIQPADVARVVLTLLPSAQPREFILDRTNWKYGQTDVNVLLLAVIWRGGAIPLLFLYELLPHGGGSHTEIRHTLMDDALCLLCAAEIRVLYADREFVGYNWIQGMAHRGIPICVHLWSDTLMDAWTAKDWLSRLQTGTAGLQVEYTLVYGQLMNVVLTHTRDGEALVIASNARAVTTIQTRYRRRFLIECLFRALKTKGFQLEATHMTLHDHVERLLCLLTLTYTWCVLVRVTLDRPKKAHGRRAWSVVKMGLRELVRAFSRESTRLCDLIDLLLPSQTNHPESVGY, encoded by the coding sequence GTGCACTTCCCAGAGTTCCGCAAGAACCAGGTCGAGTTGCTTTCCCTCATGGTGCTTGCGTTCCTTGGGGGCAAGGACATCCGGCATGCCGAACTCGCCGCGCGCTTCCGGGGAAGCGCGCACAACGCCTCCGTCATCCGCCGTGTGGAACGCTTTTTCGACCGGCATCCCATCCAGCCAGCCGACGTCGCCCGGGTCGTTCTGACGCTCCTTCCCTCCGCACAACCACGCGAATTCATCCTCGACCGGACAAATTGGAAATACGGGCAGACCGATGTCAACGTCCTGCTCCTGGCCGTCATCTGGCGGGGCGGCGCGATCCCCCTCCTCTTCCTCTACGAGCTGCTGCCCCATGGGGGCGGCAGCCATACGGAGATCCGGCACACCCTCATGGACGATGCCCTCTGCCTGCTCTGCGCAGCGGAGATTCGGGTTCTGTACGCCGACCGTGAATTCGTCGGCTATAACTGGATTCAAGGAATGGCCCATCGTGGAATTCCTATCTGCGTGCACCTGTGGAGCGACACGTTGATGGACGCTTGGACGGCGAAGGACTGGCTGAGTCGCTTGCAGACCGGCACAGCCGGTCTGCAGGTCGAGTACACGCTGGTGTATGGGCAACTGATGAACGTGGTCCTGACGCACACGCGAGACGGAGAGGCCCTGGTCATTGCCAGTAACGCCAGAGCGGTAACGACCATCCAGACGCGATATCGCCGGAGGTTCCTGATCGAATGTCTCTTCCGAGCGCTCAAAACTAAGGGCTTCCAACTGGAGGCAACCCACATGACGCTCCACGATCACGTGGAGCGCCTGCTGTGCTTGTTGACGCTGACCTACACGTGGTGTGTGCTGGTCAGGGTCACATTGGACCGCCCGAAAAAGGCACATGGGCGCCGGGCGTGGAGCGTGGTGAAGATGGGCTTGCGGGAACTGGTCCGGGCGTTCAGCCGAGAGTCGACTCGCCTGTGTGACTTGATCGACCTGTTACTGCCGTCCCAGACGAACCACCCAGAAAGTGTCGGGTACTGA
- a CDS encoding glucodextranase DOMON-like domain-containing protein, protein MLLSAALFSLTDPAGDAHGDGRYVLPSRPPVSAEAVDLRRFQAAEQGRGMRFTVDYGAAQNPWNLPSGFSAGVTDIFVKTGRGGLEPLSDLNLRAAGGQWQYHLRVSGAGATLEEVPEGAATPTRLADPAVRLSGTSLIIDAAVPPGRYAYWVTSSVFSPLTPDGLLRPGTDAGPGQLQATRTGAPVPVDVLAPAGDLQAYEKGTLAAQGEVRDPRPLLLTGLGALGLLLTAAATLWLWRRGG, encoded by the coding sequence ATGCTGCTGAGCGCCGCTCTCTTTTCACTGACCGACCCGGCCGGGGACGCGCACGGCGACGGCCGCTACGTTCTGCCCAGCCGCCCGCCGGTCAGCGCCGAGGCCGTGGACCTGCGCCGGTTCCAGGCCGCCGAGCAGGGCCGCGGCATGCGCTTCACGGTCGACTACGGCGCGGCGCAGAACCCCTGGAACCTGCCCTCGGGCTTCTCGGCGGGCGTGACCGACATCTTCGTCAAGACCGGGCGCGGTGGGCTCGAGCCCCTGAGCGACCTGAACCTGCGCGCGGCCGGAGGCCAATGGCAGTATCACCTGCGCGTTTCCGGCGCGGGCGCCACCCTGGAAGAGGTGCCGGAGGGGGCAGCCACCCCCACCCGGCTGGCCGACCCGGCCGTGCGGCTCTCGGGCACCAGCCTGATCATTGACGCGGCGGTGCCCCCCGGCCGCTACGCCTACTGGGTGACGAGCAGCGTCTTTTCGCCGCTGACCCCCGACGGGCTGCTGCGCCCCGGGACCGACGCGGGACCGGGGCAGCTCCAGGCCACGCGAACCGGCGCCCCGGTCCCGGTGGACGTGCTGGCCCCGGCCGGCGACCTCCAGGCCTACGAGAAGGGCACGCTGGCTGCCCAGGGCGAGGTCCGCGACCCGCGCCCCCTGCTGCTGACCGGCCTGGGCGCACTAGGCCTGCTGCTGACCGCCGCCGCGACCCTGTGGCTGTGGCGGCGCGGCGGATGA